The bacterium genome has a segment encoding these proteins:
- a CDS encoding VOC family protein: MASPLASRSVHHVAYTTRDSEATYDFYSGKLGMPLLRTENHRQGDGYFRHFFFGMGGGEAIAFFEVSGVGEDADFKTEISSGLGLPQWTNHIAFRLDSLEELETMTKQMHERGIKDILKIDHGWCTSIYTLDPNGIMVEFCVTTDPSAFEQGEEEALRLMRLSPEDIEEETRKEDSIGKRV, from the coding sequence CGCGTACACGACCCGCGATTCCGAAGCCACCTACGACTTCTACAGCGGAAAACTCGGAATGCCGCTGCTTCGCACGGAAAACCACCGCCAGGGCGATGGCTATTTCCGCCACTTCTTCTTCGGCATGGGAGGCGGCGAAGCCATTGCCTTCTTTGAAGTCAGCGGTGTGGGTGAGGACGCGGACTTCAAGACGGAGATCTCGAGTGGACTCGGACTTCCACAGTGGACAAACCACATCGCCTTCCGACTCGACAGTCTCGAAGAACTGGAGACGATGACCAAGCAGATGCACGAACGCGGCATCAAGGACATTCTCAAAATCGATCACGGCTGGTGCACTTCGATCTACACCCTCGATCCGAACGGGATCATGGTCGAGTTCTGCGTCACGACAGATCCGAGCGCATTCGAGCAGGGTGAAGAAGAGGCTCTTCGACTGATGCGGCTGTCTCCCGAAGACATCGAAGAAGAGACGCGGAAGGAAGACTCGATCGGGAA